A single region of the Anoplolepis gracilipes chromosome 1, ASM4749672v1, whole genome shotgun sequence genome encodes:
- the LOC140665083 gene encoding ATP synthase subunit g, mitochondrial has product MASLVSKTTELVKLGVSHARPVLHVWQQYARVELTPPTLRDLPAIRSGFSKLIQAAKSGRYREVTVREAVINTLVAAEIYCWFYVGECIGKRHLVGYNV; this is encoded by the exons ATGGCAAGTCTTGTGTCAAAAACCACCGAATTGGTAAAAC TTGGAGTGAGTCATGCAAGGCCTGTACTGCATGTATGGCAGCAATATGCCAGGGTAGAATTGACACCACCCACGCTGAGAGACCTTCCGGCGATTCGAAGCGGCTTTTCGAAATTGATTCAAGCAGCGAAGTCCGGTCGCTATCGTGAAGTCACTGTACGCGAGGCTGTCATAAACACTTTGGTAGCTGCTGAAATATATTGTTGGTTCTATGTTGGAGAGTGTATTGGAAAGCGACACCTTGTTGGATACAATGTATAA
- the Bap60 gene encoding brahma-associated protein of 60 kDa isoform X2 translates to MAQRFPVPNTGSNGPPPQRYPPSSVPPNLRQYSGPNFPMQQRSGFTPPPQMANAGPGPGGIMRPNQPYTNMRQGPMPTPPVGKRTADQRIPMSQQKPDFSHSTSKKKKKLADKILPQKVRDLVPESQAYMDLLAFERKLDATIMRKRLDIQEALKRPMKQKRKLRIFISNTFYPAKEAGEGEEGSVASWELRVEGRLLDDTKNDPNKVKRKFSSFFKSLVIELDKDLYGPDNHLVEWHRTLTTQETDGFQVKRPGDKNVRCTILLLLDYQPLQFKLDPRLARLLGVHTQTRPVIISALWQYIKTHKLQDSHEREFINCDKYLEQIFACPRMKFAEIPQRLNPLLHPPDPIVINHVISVEGTETKQTACYDIDVEVDDTLKTQMNNFLLSTASQQEIQSLDNKIHETVETINQLKTNREFFLSFAKDPQQFINKWIISQTRDLKTMTDVVGNPEEERRAEFYYQPWAQEAVCRYFYTKVQQKRAELEQALGIRNS, encoded by the exons ATGGCACAGAGATTTCCTGTACCAAATACAGGAAGTAATGGACCGCCTCCTCAACGATATCCACCATCATCGGTACCACCAAACTTGCGCCAGTATTCTGGGCCAAATTTCCCA atGCAGCAGAGATCTGGATTTACTCCACCGCCACAAATGGCTAACGCAGGACCTGGCCCTGGAGGAATAATGAGACCGAACCAGCCTTATACAAATATGCGTCAAGGTCCAATGCCTACACCACCTGTTGGAAAAAGAACTGCAGATCAACGTATTCCTATGTCACAACAAAAACC TGATTTTTCACATTCCAcatcaaagaaaaagaagaaattggCAGATAAAATACTGCCTCAGAAAGTACGCGATTTAGTGCCAGAGTCGCAAGCTTATATGGATTTACTCGCCTTCGAGAGAAAATTGGATGCAACTATAATGCGGAAACGTCTCGATATTCAAGAGGCTTTGAAGCGTCCCATGAAACAGAAACGAAAATTgcgcatttttatttcaaacacgTTTTATCCCGCTAAAGAGGCAGGTGAAGGAGAAGAAGGATCTGTGGCATCTTGGGAGCTTAGAGTTGAAGGACGTCTCTTAGATGATACTAAAAATGATCCTAATAAG GTGAAACGCAAGTTTTCATCTTTCTTCAAAAGTTTAGTGATAGAGTTGGATAAAGACCTATATGGTCCTGACAATCATTTAGTTGAGTGGCATCGTACATTAACTACCCAAGAAACTGACGGATTTCAAGTTAAAAGACCTGGCGATAAGAATGTTCGTTGTACaatccttcttcttcttgatTACCAGCCATTGCAG TTTAAATTGGATCCAAGATTAGCGCGACTATTAGGCGTACACACGCAGACACGGCCCGTAATTATATCCGCGCTCTGGCAATATATAAAGACGCATAAGTTACAAGACAGCCAcgagagagaatttattaattgtgataaatatttggAGCAGATATTTGCCTGTCCGCGAATGAAATTTGCCGAAATACCGCAACGACTAAATCCATTACTACATCCACCCGATCCTATTGTAATAAATCATGTCATAAGTGTAGaag gcACAGAAACGAAGCAAACTGCATGTTATGATATTGATGTGGAGGTTGATGATACTCTGAAGACGCAaatgaataactttttattgtcAACTGCAAGTCAGCAGGAAATTCAGAGTCTGGATAACAAGATTCACGAAACCGTCGAGACAATTAATCAATTGAAGACCAATCGTGAATTCTTTTTGAGTTTTGCGAAAGATCCACAACAATTTATCAACAAATGGATCATCTCTCAAACTAGAGACCTAAAAACCATGACAGATGTTGTTGGCAACCCAGAAGAAGAACGAAGAgctgaattttattatcaaccATGGGCGCAGGAGGCTGTGTGTCGGTACTTTTACACAAAAGTACAGCAAAAACGGGCAGAGTTGGAACAAGCACTGGGTATCAGGAACTCTTAA
- the Bap60 gene encoding brahma-associated protein of 60 kDa isoform X1 has protein sequence MAQRFPVPNTGSNGPPPQRYPPSSVPPNLRQYSGPNFPMQQRSGFTPPPQMANAGPGPGGIMRPNQPYTNMRQGPMPTPPVGKRTADQRIPMSQQKPCFWNSDFSHSTSKKKKKLADKILPQKVRDLVPESQAYMDLLAFERKLDATIMRKRLDIQEALKRPMKQKRKLRIFISNTFYPAKEAGEGEEGSVASWELRVEGRLLDDTKNDPNKVKRKFSSFFKSLVIELDKDLYGPDNHLVEWHRTLTTQETDGFQVKRPGDKNVRCTILLLLDYQPLQFKLDPRLARLLGVHTQTRPVIISALWQYIKTHKLQDSHEREFINCDKYLEQIFACPRMKFAEIPQRLNPLLHPPDPIVINHVISVEGTETKQTACYDIDVEVDDTLKTQMNNFLLSTASQQEIQSLDNKIHETVETINQLKTNREFFLSFAKDPQQFINKWIISQTRDLKTMTDVVGNPEEERRAEFYYQPWAQEAVCRYFYTKVQQKRAELEQALGIRNS, from the exons ATGGCACAGAGATTTCCTGTACCAAATACAGGAAGTAATGGACCGCCTCCTCAACGATATCCACCATCATCGGTACCACCAAACTTGCGCCAGTATTCTGGGCCAAATTTCCCA atGCAGCAGAGATCTGGATTTACTCCACCGCCACAAATGGCTAACGCAGGACCTGGCCCTGGAGGAATAATGAGACCGAACCAGCCTTATACAAATATGCGTCAAGGTCCAATGCCTACACCACCTGTTGGAAAAAGAACTGCAGATCAACGTATTCCTATGTCACAACAAAAACC GTGTTTTTGGAACAGTGATTTTTCACATTCCAcatcaaagaaaaagaagaaattggCAGATAAAATACTGCCTCAGAAAGTACGCGATTTAGTGCCAGAGTCGCAAGCTTATATGGATTTACTCGCCTTCGAGAGAAAATTGGATGCAACTATAATGCGGAAACGTCTCGATATTCAAGAGGCTTTGAAGCGTCCCATGAAACAGAAACGAAAATTgcgcatttttatttcaaacacgTTTTATCCCGCTAAAGAGGCAGGTGAAGGAGAAGAAGGATCTGTGGCATCTTGGGAGCTTAGAGTTGAAGGACGTCTCTTAGATGATACTAAAAATGATCCTAATAAG GTGAAACGCAAGTTTTCATCTTTCTTCAAAAGTTTAGTGATAGAGTTGGATAAAGACCTATATGGTCCTGACAATCATTTAGTTGAGTGGCATCGTACATTAACTACCCAAGAAACTGACGGATTTCAAGTTAAAAGACCTGGCGATAAGAATGTTCGTTGTACaatccttcttcttcttgatTACCAGCCATTGCAG TTTAAATTGGATCCAAGATTAGCGCGACTATTAGGCGTACACACGCAGACACGGCCCGTAATTATATCCGCGCTCTGGCAATATATAAAGACGCATAAGTTACAAGACAGCCAcgagagagaatttattaattgtgataaatatttggAGCAGATATTTGCCTGTCCGCGAATGAAATTTGCCGAAATACCGCAACGACTAAATCCATTACTACATCCACCCGATCCTATTGTAATAAATCATGTCATAAGTGTAGaag gcACAGAAACGAAGCAAACTGCATGTTATGATATTGATGTGGAGGTTGATGATACTCTGAAGACGCAaatgaataactttttattgtcAACTGCAAGTCAGCAGGAAATTCAGAGTCTGGATAACAAGATTCACGAAACCGTCGAGACAATTAATCAATTGAAGACCAATCGTGAATTCTTTTTGAGTTTTGCGAAAGATCCACAACAATTTATCAACAAATGGATCATCTCTCAAACTAGAGACCTAAAAACCATGACAGATGTTGTTGGCAACCCAGAAGAAGAACGAAGAgctgaattttattatcaaccATGGGCGCAGGAGGCTGTGTGTCGGTACTTTTACACAAAAGTACAGCAAAAACGGGCAGAGTTGGAACAAGCACTGGGTATCAGGAACTCTTAA
- the Tango14 gene encoding dehydrodolichyl diphosphate synthase complex subunit NUS1: MYALLYTLLKFLHFLYSTYITIRYAFIAVYRKCTDLWCTTSELEVLLRAKTKKIPKHLVIVLGLCDESVLDCVRIIGWCITLNIPYISFFDRNGFLKKNEANLKEEFAKKRPDLVEYIIWNSHTKPPSQNGITGSRSKINVLLLSDTDSKGKIVTLVQSLAKAVSLGNLNPEDITDQLISEKLDMKGMPNPDLALIYGYTCSTYGLLPWHTRTTEFLMLPLYVSISVKDFTYLLERYSKFVQRYGK, translated from the exons ATGTACGCACTACTATATACACTTTTAAAATTCCTGCATTTCCTATATAGTACATACATCACGATTCGCTACGCCTTCATCGCGGTTTATCGCAAGTGCACGGATCTCTGGTGTACGACCTCGGAGCTCGAGGTGCTCCTGCGCGCGAAAACCAAAAAGATACCCAAACACTTAGTGATCGTGCTAGGACTGTGCGACGAGTCGGTCCTGGACTGTGTGCGTATAATTGGATGGTGCATTACACTTAATATACCTTACATCAGCTTCTTTGACCGTAATG GTTTCTTGAAGAAAAATGAAGCAAATCTTAAAGAAGAATTTGCAAAAAAGCGGCCTGATCtagtagaatatattatttggaaTTCACATACAAAGCCACCTAGTCAAAATGGAATAACTG gcAGCAggtcaaaaataaatgtattgttACTATCTGATACAGATAGTAAAGGGAAAATAGTAACACTAGTACAATCATTGGCAAAAGCTGTATCTTTGGGAAATCTTAACCCAGAAGACATTACTGATCAACTAATCTCTGAGAAGTTAGACATGAAAGGGATGCCTAATCCTGATCTTGCATTAATATATGGTTACACTTGTTCCACATATGGTCTTCTACCTTGGCACACAAGAACAACAGaattttt aatgcTGCCGCTGTACGTTAGTATCTCAGTCAAAGATTTCACGTATTTACTAGAGAGATATAGTAAATTTGTACAACGATATGgaaaatga
- the LOC140663100 gene encoding mediator of RNA polymerase II transcription subunit 25, which translates to MTMVTGPTEHGIQADVIFVIEGTAVNGAYLNDLKTNYLIPTLEYFSQGGIEDREYVSENSTTLYGIVVYHAADCLPSPCTETFGPYSSPHKLLMVLDKLEMVGGKGESYANIGEGLATGLQCFEDLQLRREPNTASQKHCILICNSPPYQTMIQESYKFAGHTIEQLAAIYQERTINISILSPRKIPALYKLFEKAGGDLQSSQTKNYAKDPRHLVLLRNYNLKERPVSPQMGGNVHSTTSVTQIPLSPLQSNDSPNPNQVQQNIAPPNQQQGPPFRSQTPQNITVHQAVPSSMAAPMNAARPPYNPQIAAPPTYHPPGVNIGPTRARWMRPFIAPGATAPANTQGSALIAQLTQPPSSLGLNVAAFGQRLDVTGNNVMAANQQQQQQQQQQQQLTQQQQQLRLTMQLQQQNAQQATMSMAAQPTHSQPGSQLTVSCISQSVPTQVSQTVTASQQAPVSVSSITQQIAHPQTQGTVSTGTVQSQQLAPRERQNIWQGIVEWIEKAKNPTDAQKQTRHVPCHVSANSKDGEPEMKADTWPSKLIMQLMPKQLIGNIGGTYLKNSKSVLFHPTPCEALESLTKMMSAGFAGCVHFTSPSSSPACEIKVLILLYTAEKKTYLGFIPNDQTAFVDRLRKVIQQQKTSQSSLRQGQANPGPGNTIPAPMPTTGTQGGILMSQTNTMAMGGGQITQNIVSTNAPPQTLTPTSGPQTQMNMQNSGISGPQANTGAGGMIGQQRPPFDDIEMARHQNLLKIQHLRQTLEAAQQQEAQYKSQLEVNIQQNLEVAQQQEMQYKQQLEAQQAQRGLNPAAMSNQQANAQRLMRPVSTNNLGLRHLLQQPQPQYRQVFGVQQQMVGPRGQIATRPMAPGNTQNQQFEDVSNYDFLG; encoded by the exons at GACAATGGTAACAGGACCTACTGAACATGGAATACAAGCTGATGTTATATTTGTCATTGAAGGAACAGCTGTTAATGGCGCGTATCTCAATGatcttaaaacaaattatcttATTCCTACATTAGA ATATTTTAGTCAAGGTGGCATAGAAGACAGGGAATATGTTTCTGAG aaTAGTACAACATTGTATGGAATAGTTGTTTATCATGCCGCCGATTGTTTACCATCACCTTGTACAGAAACTTTTGGACCTTATTCAAGTCCTCATAAACTATTAATGGTCCTGGACAAACTCGA AATGGTTGGTGGAAAGGGAGAATCTTATGCAAACATAGGTGAAGGCCTTGCAACAGGATTACAGTGTTTTGAAGACTTGCAATTGAGACGAGAGCCAAACACTGCATCACAGAAACATTGTATCTTAATATGTAATTCACCTCCATATCAAACTATGATTCAAGAATCTTACAAATTTGCTGGACACACTATTGAACAATTAGCTGCCATCTATCAAGAG agaactattaatatttcaatattatcacCGAGGAAGATTCCAGCATTATACAAGTTATTTGAAAAGGCTGGTGGTGATTTACAGTCGtcacaaacaaaaaattatgccAAAGATCCGCGGCATTTGGTACTGTTGCGAAATTACAACTTAAAGGAAAGGCCCGTTAGTCCGCAAATGGGTGGTAATGTTCATAGCACAACTAGCGTGACGCAAATCCCTCTAAGTCCGTTACAAAGTAATGACAGCCCCAACCCTAATCAAGTACAACAGAACATCGCTCCGCCAAATCAGCAGCAAGGTCCTCCCTTCAGGAGTCAAACGCCTCAGAATATTACGGTCCATCAAGCTGTACCGTCGAGTATGGCGGCGCCGATGAACGCCGCGCGGCCGCCTTACAATCCGCAGATTGCCGCGCCACCGACTTATCATCCACCAGGAGTGAACATAGGACCCACGAGGGCCAGATGGATGCGACCGTTCATAGCACCAGGCGCTACCGCGCCTGCAAATACACAAGGCAGCGCACTAATAGCACAATTAACGCAACCACCTTCGTCTTTAGGACTTAATGTAGCCGCATTTGGTCAAAGATTAGATG taactGGCAATAATGTTATGGCGGCTaatcaacaacaacaacaacagcaacagcagcagcaacaactcACGCAACAACAGCAACAGTTGCGATTAACGATGCAGTTGCAGCAGCAAAATGCTCAACAAGCCACCATGTCCATGGCCGCTCAACCGACCCACAGTCAACCAGGATCGCAACTCACTGTGTCTTGTATTAGCCAATCAGTACCCACTCAAGTATCACAGACTGTTACAGCTTCGCAACAGGCGCCAGTGTCAGTGTCTTCTATTACGCAACAGATTGCTCATCCTCAAACACAA gGCACTGTTTCTACTGGTACTGTACAAAGTCAACAACTCGCGCCACGCGAGCGCCAAAACATTTGGCAAGGCATCGTGGAATGGATTGAAAAGGCCAAAAATCCTACGGATGCGCAAAAGCAAACGAGACATGTTCCATGTCATGTGTCGGCTAATTCGAAAGACGGAGAACcagaaat GAAAGCTGATACGTGGCCGTCGAAATTGATAATGCAATTGATGCCGAAACAATTGATAGGAAATATTGGTGGTACTTATCTAAAGAATTCTAAATCTGTTCTTTTCCATCCGACGCCATGTGAAGCATTGGAATCCTTGACGAAAATGATGAGCGCTGGATtt GCAGGGTGCGTTCACTTCACCTCCCCTTCTTCGAGTCCGGCTTGTGAGATAAAAGTACTTATTCTTTTGTACACTGCAGAGAAGAAGACATATTTAGGTTTTATCCCGAACGATCAAACGGCTTTTGTAGACCGTCTTCGTAAAGTAATACAACAGCAAAAAACGTCTCAATCTTCTCTAAGACAGGGACAA GCAAATCCTGGACCAGGAAATACAATTCCGGCACCCATGCCTACTACAGGTACCCAAGGTGGTATTCTTATGTCACAAACAAATACTATGGCAATGGGCGGTGGTCAAATAACGCAGAACATTGTATCTACTAATGCTCCTCCGCAAACTTTAACTCCGACCAGTGGCCCACAAACTCAAATGAATATGCAG AATAGCGGAATAAGTGGACCACAAGCGAATACTGGTGCCGGTGGTATGATCGGACAGCAGCGTCCTCCGTTTGATGATATAGAGATGGCTAGGCATcaaaatttgttgaaaattcaACATCTAAGACAAACGTTAGAGGCTGCACAACAGCAAGAAGCACAATATAAATCTCAATTAGAAGTAAAT ATTCAACAAAATCTAGAGGTAGCCCAACAACAAGAAATGCAATATAAACAGCAACTTGAG GCGCAACAGGCACAGAGAGGTCTGAATCCGGCCGCTATGTCCAATCAACAGGCAAATGCTCAAAGATTAATGCGTCCTGTTTCCACCAACAATCTTGGTCTCCGACATTTATTACAACAG ccaCAACCTCAATACAGACAAGTGTTTGGAGTGCAACAACAAATGGTAGGTCCAAGGGGACAAATAGCAACAAGGCCAATGGCACCTGGTAATACACAAAATCAGCAGTTTGAGGATGTGTCAAATTATGACTTTCTTGGTTGA
- the Rnft2 gene encoding ring finger protein, transmembrane 2, translated as MDENRSIDGVSRGNCNLTMPDISNLNENAQIQELPGDSRYTLGNINPGTAFNFGVRTAERSRLLADNISSTIQGIRPFIQQAAPNISLTSLLAIHGLRNQVHPVALPSDSYVINLEEPITNSTRNEPMRNHHHHVSTDDLSNNMHEGANEIIESQSNNNNASENATANNNNVQIGPETQAMLKQLQQYVPFVTILLAKSLYDHRAGIFIFVVLLITFIHANNDLKREIAKQHNRSWSLLMLILCYITACIVFVSYTFDLHAFAPYAEPLTIWDLLCYVTVMDFFLKLITIMCKVLLTCLPVRLLTFQNRGKYYLMVEATSQLYRCVAPVQPWLYYLFETYQGPEKIVGIFFSVMYTMSKGSDLLSRLKLFRTAIWKLFQNVRLGVSPSKEQLIASGGICAICHEEYTTPVRLHCKHIFCETCVSTWLDRERSCPLCRASITDDPIYRDGHTTHFIQLY; from the exons ATGGATGAGAATAGATCAATAGACGGAGTGTCAAGGGGCAATTGCAATTTAACGATGCcagatatatcaaatttaaatgaaaatgcaCAAATTCAAGAATTGCCAGGTGATAGTAGATATACATTAGGAAACATAAATCCTGGAACGGCATTTAATTTTGGTGTCAGAACAGCAGAGCGCTCTAGATTATTGGCAGATAATATATCCTCTACTATTCAAGGAATTCGTCCTTTCATACAACAAGCAGCA CCTAATATATCATTGACATCGCTCTTGGCCATTCATGGACTTCGAAATCAAGTTCATCCTGTTGCATTACCAAGCGACAGCTATGTAATCAATCTAGAAGAACCTATAACAAATAGTACTCGGAACGAACCTATGCGTAACCATCACCACCATGTATCTACAGATGACTTGTCGAATAATATGCATGAGGGTGCAAACGAAATTATAGAAAGCCAAAGTAACAATAACAATGCCTCAGAGAATGCTACCGCCAACAACAACAATGTCCAAATAGGTCCAGAAACTCAAGCAATGTTAAAACAACTGCAACAATATGTTCCCTTTGTTACCATTCTTCTTGCTAAAAGTCTCTATGATCATAGAGCCGGCATATTCATATTCGTCGTATTATTGATTACATTCATTCACGCTAATAACGATCTCAAACGCGAGATCGCTAAACAACATAATCGTAGTTGGTCGCTACTTATGCTGATCCTGTGCTACATCACTGCGTGTATCGTGTTTGTCAGTTACACGTTCGATTTGCACGCCTTCGCTCCTTACGCAGAACCACTTACAATCTGGGACTTACTCTGTTACGTCACAGTGATGGACTTTTTCCTTAAACTTATCACCATTATGTGCAAAGTTTTGTTGACCTGTCTACCGGTACGATTACTAACATTTCAAAATCGC GGCAAGTATTATCTTATGGTGGAAGCGACGTCTCAGCTTTATCGATGTGTCGCACCGGTCCAACCGTGGTTGTATTACCTATTCGAGACGTACCAAGGTCCAGAGAAAATCGTAGGAATTTTCTTCTCGGTGATGTATACCATGAGTAAAGGCAGCGATCTATTATCACGTCTTAAACTATTTCGTACTGCTATATGGAAACTGTTCCAAAATGTG agattAGGAGTATCTCCGTCGAAGGAACAGCTAATTGCATCCGGCGGTATATGTGCCATTTGCCACGAAGAATATACTACACCTGTCAGGCTTCATTGCAAGCAtattttctgcgaaacgtGCGTTTCAACGTGGCTCGATAGAGAGCGATCGTGTCCGCTGTGTCGTGCGTCCATCACAGATGATCCGATTTATCGGGATGGCCATACGACACACTTTATCCAATTGTattga
- the LOC140668694 gene encoding probable citrate synthase 2, mitochondrial: MTVSKTRGEPSTSTNLKEALCEKIPVHHDLLRYIRRYFGPNIISQITIDSLYDGLSDAKTIVKETSEIDPKHGIVYRGLTIPEVVTLLPRQGNSPSAEAVFWLLLTGDIPTQQQTASLIADWTSRRQKCTEWWSGPRGETLVSVLRSMPEAISPMHRLSVALTIFNISQQAKEAKRHGVLPHTYWEYVYEDGMEFLATLPAIVSLIAKRKMLTNVSSDGDWVQFLLECLSNVNENFDIRKSSVADFLRLYIILNADDDGGAPAAHITHMLGSTDLHINEVLSSSVLAYIDEPKSGTMTQWKELQMKVQNMLGQAWMEQALRTRVLNLWSRDKLIGHKEADFCDPRYLALLDYAKQHLPDNSEIKLSRDITRILKTALRRPKRKPIYPEQSAIASIIFQCYGLKDMSFNQTILYIARTLGMIASIIWTKAVNAPVEHPISKCTYSYIESVRKESLKTRKHKTRSPGINTHKNIHKKGNNAGR; the protein is encoded by the exons ATGACG GTAAGCAAAACGAGAGGAGAACCTAGCACGAGCACAAACCTAAAAGAAGCTCTCTGCGAAAAAATTCCCGTGCATCACGATCTCTTGAGATATATTCGACGTTACTTCGGTCCGAATATAATTAGTCAGATTACGATTGACAGTCTGTACGATGGATTAAGCGATGCAAAAACAATCGTCAAGGAAACTTCGGAAATCGATCCTAAACATGGT ATCGTGTACCGTGGATTAACGATACCGGAAGTAGTCACTCTATTGCCTCGTCAAGGAAACTCGCCGAGTGCGGAAGCTGTCTTTTGGCTGCTTTTAACCGGTGACATTCCGACGCAGCAGCAGACAGCTTCGTTGATCGCTGACTGGACATCGCGACGTCAAAAATGTACCGAGTGGTGGTCAGGACCACGGGGTGAAACGTTAGTTTCAGTTCTGCGTTCTATGCCCGAAGCAATTTCACCCATGCATAGATTATCGGTCGCGCTTACAATTTTCAACATCAGCCAACAAGCGAAGGAGGCCAAGAGACACGGTGTTTTGCCACACACATATTGGGAG taTGTGTACGAAGACGGTATGGAATTCCTTGCAACCTTACCAGCGATTGTTAGTCTGAttgcaaagagaaaaatgttgacAAATGTAAGCAGTGATGGTGATTGGgtgcaatttttattagaatgttTGAGCAACGTGAACGAGAACTTTGACATCCGAAAATCATCGGTCGCAGATTTCCTcagattatatatcattttaaacgC TGATGACGATGGCGGAGCTCCTGCTGCTCATATCACCCATATGTTGGGCTCAACTGATCTCCATATAAATGAGGTATTATCGAGCAGCGTGTTGGCATACATTGACGAACCTAAAAGTGGAACAATGACGCAG TGGAAAGAATTGCAAATGAAAGTCCAGAATATGCTCGGCCAAGCGTGGATGGAACAAGCCTTGAGAACTCGAGTGCTAAATTTATGGAGTAGAGATAAATTGATAGGACACAAGGAGGCGGATTTCTGCGATCCACGATATTTAGCTCTTTTGGATTATGCCAAACAacatttgcccgataattccGAAATCAAG CTCTCGCGGGATATTACACGGATATTAAAAACAGCGTTGAGGAGACCAAAAAGGAAACCTATTTATCCGGAACAGAGTGCCATAgcttcaattatttttcag TGCTACGGATTGAAGGACATGAGTTTCAATCAAACGATACTTTACATAGCGCGGACTTTGGGAATGATCGCCTCGATTATTTGGACGAAAGCTGTAAACGCGCCTGTCGAGCATCCGATATCAAAGTGCACGTATAGTTATATAGAATCGGTTCGTAAGGAGAGCTTAAAAACCCGAAAACATAAAACCCGCTCGCCAGG CATCaatacacataaaaatatacataaaaagggAAACAATGCAGGAAGATAG
- the LOC140672851 gene encoding ras-like protein family member 10B, with translation MDRSLKDNDTSSSILQANRRLLVIKSLDNVYSEQQVFPILSHMYIIFAFVHNLIVFAAELDLDYLERRGGNTITYEGAEGNSKEEDSPADTLDRVKVVFLGAPGVGKTSIIRQFVWSEFSEEYTPTERRETFYPSVVLADRLYELKITDLPTIPYFPVSSHLEWTDFRYYGLRSATAYVLVFDLSNQDTFQYIRTLREQIYEARDMRGVPLLVVGNKQDELSQTVASGTRYRDIVNLVRKHWRCGYVECSARFNCRVVQVFRELMKSIQAIEGRPNSPSPATSQPMRSYPHDTGEKCILL, from the exons ATGGATCGCTCGCTGAAAGACAACGACACATCGAGCTCGATTTTGCAAGCGAATAGACGGCTTTTGG ttataaaatCCCTCGACAACGTGTATAGTGAGCAACAAGTTTTTCCTATATTGTCACacatgtacataatatttgcGTTTGTTCACAATTTAATTGTCTTTGCTGCAGAGCTGGACCTCGATTATTTGGAAAGAAGAGGCGGAAATACAATAACCTACGAAGGTGCCGAAGGCAACTCGAAAGAGGAGGATAGTCCCGCGGACACATTAGATCGCGTTAAAGTCGTCTTCCTGGGTGCACCCGGCGTGGGAAAAACAAGTATAATCCGA CAATTTGTTTGGAGCGAGTTCTCGGAGGAATACACGCCGACCGAGCGACGGGAGACATTTTATCCGAGTGTCGTGCTGGCCGATCGATTGTACGAATTGAAGATCACCGATCTGCCGACCATTCCGTACTTTCCGGTTAGCTCGCATTTGGAATGGACCGACTTCCGTTATTACGGATTACGGAGCGCGACAGCATACGTGCTCGTGTTTGATCTCAGTAATCAGGACACGTTTCAG TATATCAGGACGTTACGCGAACAAATCTACGAGGCACGCGACATGAGAGGCGTACCCTTACTGGTGGTTGGAAACAAGCAGGATGAATTGTCGCAGACCGTCGCTTCCGGGACCAGATACAGAGATATCGTGAACCTAGTCCGAAAGCATTGGAGATGCGGTTACGTCGAGTGCAGTGCTAGATTTAACTGTCGCGTCGTACAG GTATTCCGAGAACTGATGAAGAGTATTCAGGCGATAGAGGGTAGGCCAAACTCGCCGTCACCCGCGACTTCGCAACCGATGCGATCCTATCCACACGACACCGGCGAGAAGTGCATTCTTCTCTGA